DNA from candidate division KSB1 bacterium:
CGCGCTGGTGAAAGCCGGTCAGCCGGTAGAAGTAGCGGTTGATGCGCTGCCCGGCGTCAAATTTTCCGGCAGGGTTTTTTCCGTGGCGCAAAAAACCGATCACGAGCGCACCTATCCGGTCGAGATTCTCGTTCAGAACGATCAAACGGAATCGTTGAAAAGCGGCATGTTCGGCCGCGCCACGATTCAGGTGGCGAGCGCAGCGCAAGCGCTCGTGGTTCCGGGCGAAGCCGTGCTCTCCGATGCCGCTCGCCACAACTATGTTTTTGTGGAAGAAAACGGCCTGGCCAAGCGCGTCGAGGTGCAGATCGGTTTGAAACAAGACAATCAGGTTCAAATTGTTAGCGGCCTCTCAGCCGGGGCGCGCCTGGTCGTCTCAGGTCAACAGCGCTTGACCGACGGCGCGAAGGTGGTGGTGCAGAATTAGAGTTGGTAGCTGGTGGCTGGTAGCTGGTGACTGGTATGCAAGCAACCAGCAACGAGCTACCAGCTACCAGCATCAAAAATCTTTCAAGGCAAAAACATGAAACTCACCGAAGTCTCGATAAAACGCCCGGCGTTCATCACCATGGTGTTTACCGCGTTGGCGGCGCTGGGCCTCTTCGCCTATTCGCAAATGGGCGTCGATTTGCTGCCGAAGATGGACTGGCCGATGGTTTCCGTGGTGACAATTTATCCCGGCGCCGGCCCAAAAGAAGTAGAAGCCACCGTTTCCAAGCCGATTGAAGAGGCGCTGTCGAGCCTCAACGGCTTGAAGCATTTGCGCTCGTTCTCCAACGAAAATGTCTCGGTGATTTTGGCGGAATTTTCTTTCACCACCGACGTCGAATCGGCGACCAATGAAGTGCAGCGCAAGGTCGACGGCGTGCGCGCTGATTTACCCAGGGAGATTTACACGCCGACCGTCGCCAAATCCGACATCAACGACTTTCCGATCGTGCGCATCGCCATGAGCGGCAAGAACGCCGATCCTCGCGCGCTTTATCAATTTGCCGACGAGCACGTGTCGCAGCGCCTGGAGCAGATTCCCGGTGTCTCCAGCGTGGAAATCGTCGGCGGCCAAAAACGCGAGATTCGCATCGAAGTCGATAACGACCGCTTGCGCGCCTACAACCTCTCGGTCTTGCAAGTTAGCCAGGCTTTGCAGCGCGAGAATTTGGATTTTCCCACCGGCAAAATCAATTCGCCGACGAATCAGTACATCGTGCGCGTCACCGGAAAATTTTCCACGCCGGCGGCGATGAACAACATCGTGCTCGCGGCGCGCGGCGACAGCAAAATTTATTTGCGCGACGTGGCGCGGGTGTTGGATACTTACAATGAAGACGTGACCTACACTCGCCTGAACGGCGAGCCGGCGGTCGGTTTGTTTTTGCAGAGGCAATCCGGCGCCAACTCCGTGCAGGTTGCCCAATCGGTGCGCCAAGAACTGGAAAAAATCGAGCAGGAGCAAGGCGGCCGCATTCATTTTGAAATCGCGCAGGATATTACCCAATTCACGCTGCATTCGGTGAATGAAGTCAAGCGCGATCTGGGTCTTGCCGTGCTGATGGTGGCGATCGTGCTGTTCGTCTTCTTGCACAGCTTCCGCAACTCGCTCATCGTGCTGCTGTCGATTCCGACCAGCTTGATCACGACGTTCATCATGATGCAGGCCTTCGGCTTCACCATCAACCTGGTGTCGTTGATGGCGCTGGCGCTGGTCATCGGCATTTTGGTGGATGATTCCATCGTCGTGCTCGAAAACATTCACCGCCATCTCGAACGCGGCGAAGAGCAAAAAACCGCGGCGCTCAAGGGCCGCGCTGAAATCGGCTTTGCGGCCATCGCCATCACCCTGGTCGACGTCGTTGTGTTTCTGCCGATTGCCTTGATCGGCGGCATTGTCGGCAAAATTTTCAAAGAGTTTGGATTGACGATTGTCGTGAGCACGCTGCTCTCACTCTTTGTCTCATTCACGCTGACACCGATGCTGGCCTCGAAGTGGTCGCGCGCCGGCTCGACAACGCTGCGCTGGCGCTGGCTGCACGCGCTCATTGAAAAATTCGAAATCTTTCAGGAAAATTTGAACGAGCGCTATCGCCGCTGGCTGGCGTGGGGTTTGGACCATCGCAAAACCGTCGTGCTCGTCAGCTTCGGGTTGTTGATTCTGAGCTTCGCGCTGGTGCCGCTCGGCTTGATCGGGACGGAATTCATGACCGAAGCCGATCGCGGCGAGTTTGCGGTGAACCTCGAAATGCCGATTGGCACGGCGCTCGATATTACCGACGGTGCCACCCAGCGTGTGGAAAATATTTTGGCGGGCATGCCGGAGGTGACGCGTTACTTGACGACGGTCGGCAAATCGCAAAGCGAGTGGTCGAGCGCCAAGCGCCCGAACGTCGCGCAAATTTCGGTGACGCTGCAAAACAAACGCGAGCGCAAACGCAGCACGGCGGAAGTGATGAACGACATTTCCCGGCAAGCCGCCGCCATTCCCGGTTTGACGGTGCGGATGAGCCCGATCAGCATGTTCGGCGCCGCGCAGGAAGCGCCGCTGCAAATCGAAGTCAAAGGTCCGGATCTGGAAACGCTTGCCGCTATCGCCGAAAAAGTGACCGCCATCACTGCGCAGGTTCCCGGCACGCGCGACGTGAAAAGCTCGTGGGAAGAGGGCCAGCCGGAAATTCAAATCTCGGTTGACCGTGACCGCGCCGCGCCATTCGGCTTGACGCTCGGCGAGATCGGCGTGGCGCTGCGCAGCGCGCTGGAAGGTGACATTGCGACGAAATTCAAAGACGGCAACACCGAATACGACACGCGCGTCGTGCTCGCCAAAGCCAACCGCTCGAACCCGGCTGATGTCGAAAAAGTCACGTTGGTCAATTACCGCGGCGAGCGCATCTTTCTCGGACAGGTCGCCGACATTTACTACGGCAAAGGCCCGACGATGATCGGTCGCAAAGACCGCGAGCGTTTGATCACGGTTTCGTCGAATCTCAACGGCACGGTGCCGCTCGGCCAGATCTCGGCGGCGATTCAACAGCAGGCCGCGGCGTTGGATTTGCCGCCGGGCGTGACGATTGCGTACGCCGGCGACGTGCAAAACATGCAGGACATGTTTCGCGACATGATGATCGCCATCAGCTTTGCCATTTTGTTCGTGTACATGATCATGGTCGCGCTGTTTGAAAGTTACGCGCATCCGTTCACGATCATGTTCTCGATTCCAGTGGCGCTCGTCGGCGGCCTCGGCGCGCTGGCGCTCACCGGCCAAACTTTGAACATGTTTTCGATGATCGGCATTTTGCTCGCCCTCGGCCTGGTGACGAAGAACGCGATCTTGCTCGTCGACCGCGCCAACGAGCAGCGCGCCAAAGGGCTTTCCGCACGCGAGGCCCTGCTCGAAGCCGGCCCGACGCGCCTGCGACCAATTCTCATGACCACGCTGACGATGGTGCTGGGCATGATGCCGCTGGCCTTGGCGCTCGGCGCCGGAGCGGAAGTTCGGCAGAGCATGGCCATCGTCGTCATCGGCGCGCTGCTTAGCTCCACGGTGCTCACGCTGGTTCTGGTGCCGGTGGTTTATTCGTACATGGAAGGCTTGCGGGCACGGCTGAGCCATAAAAAAGTTGACGCGACCAACGGCCGCTATGAAAAAATTCCGGAGCTGACGGGCGAAGCGGTGGCGTGAATTGAAAAAGAAATGGAGCGTTGGCGAAAGGGAGAAAGGGTGTGAAAGTTCTTTCTCTCTTTTTCATTTATTGGCAAGCTTTTCGTTGACTATTTGCTTTGAATTTTGTAAAATTGGTTAACGAGCAGTGAGCAAACGACCCCATAAAAAAGAGTCAAATTGGTGGGATGAATTGCCGACAGTCATGATCTGTCCGGAATGTGGCAAAAAAGCCATGCGCCGAGCCCGTGGCCCTTGCCAGCTTCTCGATGGAACGCTTATTCCGGATTTGGAACGCTTCCACTGTTTTTCTTGTAAGGCCGATTTTTTTGACGACGTTGCCATGGGAGTCATTGAAAAATTTCGGCGCAGCCTGTCGCCAAAACGACCTTTCGCTCGCCGTCGCACACGAGCGCGAAGCGCTGTTGTCGAGCAATAAAAATCGGAATGAAAAACTGCCCCCTGCCCAGATTGAACCGGCACTCCGAATTACGCCATTTTTGATGAATGAACACGCATGTTGAATCTTTCACCGGATTTTGATGCTGCGCTCGAAAAAATTTTTGCCAGTGTCAAGATTGACGAGCCGCTTTCATTGCACACCACCCTCGGTGTCGGCGGGCCGGCAGCGCGATTGGCGACAGCGACGAATGTCGAACAAATTCAAAACGGCTTGCGGCTGGCTCGCCAGTTCAATGTCCCGGTGTTTATTCTCGGGTGGGGAAGCAATTTGATCGTTTCGGATCGCGGCTTTGCCGGGTTGGTGATCAAGAATCGCGCGCAAAACCGGCAAATTCTCGGCGCGCCGGTAAAGTTAGAAAAAACGCCGCCAAAAACTTTGGCGCGTTTGCAGCCGCAGGGAGAAGGTTATTATCAGATCGATGATTTGATGTACTCCGAAGAAGATTCTCCGCCGGTGATCGTGCAAGTTGAGTCTGGCGCGAAAATCGACACGTTGATGAAGGCGTTGTTCAAACAGGGCATCACCGGCCTGCAGTGGTTTGCCGGCATTCCGGCGACGGTCGGCGGGGCGATTTATATGAACATGCACGGCGGTTATCATTTCTTCGGTGATTTCGTGCATCGCGCCTTGTTGTTTGACGCAAAATCTTGTCAAGCCAAAGAAGTCGATCAGGCTTATTTCAAATTTGATTACGATGACAGTATTTTGCACAAGACCCGCGAGGCAGTGCTGTGGGCGCAACTGCGTTTGTTTCGCGGCAACGTAGGGCGCGCGCAAGCCACGGCGCGAGAATGGGCGCGCCGCAAAGCCTTGCAGCCGCAGCGCTCCGCCGGCTGTGTTTTTCGCAATCTTTCCGCTGAAGAACAAAAGCGCTTGAATTTGCCGACGCCCTCCATCGGTTATCTCGTCGAGCACGTGTTGAAGTTGAAAGGCCTTCGGCGCGGCGACGCCATCGTTTCACCGCGCCACGCCGCCTTTATTGAAAATCTCGGGCAGGCGCGCGCGCAGGATGTCAAGGCGCTTATCGATCTTGTTGCCGAAAAAGCGCGAACGGAATTGGGACTTGAATTGCACGAAGAGGTGGAATATCTTGGCAAATTTTAGCGCCTCTTGAAATTTTACATTTTTACGCATTCCGTTTTACGCCTTATGTTTTAAGCATCATGTCAAAATTCATCATCACCGGCGGCAACACATTGCAGGGAGAATACTTCATCTCCGGCAACAAAAACGCCGCCCTGCCGATTCTCGCCGCGACGGTTTTAACCGACGAGGAATGCCTGATTAAAAACGTGCCGCAAATCACCGACGTCGCCACGATGCTGGCGCTGCTGGCCGATTTGGGAAAAAGCATTGTGCGCGCCGCCGACGGCAGCGTTCGAATCACAGGCGCGGTTGCCAAATCCGATCTCGAAAACGAGCTGGTGCAAAAACTGCGCGCCTCGATTCTCTTTCTCGGCCCGCTGCTGGCGCGTACTGGCAAGGCGACGCTTGCCCCGCCCGGCGGCTGCGTGATCGGCCGGCGCGCTGTGGGAACGCATTTTGACGCGCTCGCAGCGTTGGGCGCCAACATCATCGGCGCGGAAGAAAATTACGACGCGACACTGTCGCAGCCCCGAGCCGGCCGGATTTTTTTGGATGAAGTTTCCGTCACCGCCACCGAGAACGTGATGATGTGCGCCGCCGCGATTGACGGCGAGACGGTAATCGAGAACGCTGCCTGCGAGCCGCACGTCGCTGATTTGGCGCTGGCGCTGAAAAAGATGGGCGCAATGATTTCCGGCGAAGAGACGAATCGACTCGTCATTCGCGGCCGGAAAAAGCTCGACGGTTTTGAGCACACAGTCGCGCCGGATCACATCGAAGCCGGCACGATGATCATTGCCAGCGCCTGCACGCAAGGCCGGATGATCATTCACGACGCCCGCCGATCACATTTGCGGCCGATGCTGATTTATTTGGAACGCCTGGGCGTGCGGGTGAAATTTCTCGACGACAAGACCCTCGAAGTTTTTCCCTCCGAGCTGAAAGCACCTTCCGTTAAAATTCAGACACGGCCGTGGCCGGGCTTCCCGACGGATTTGATGAGCCCGCTCATCGTTCTCGCCACGCAAGCCTCGGGGATGACGCTATGCCATGATTGGATGTACGAGTCCAGGATGTTCTTCGTCGATAAACTCATTGCCATGGGCGCCAATATCACGCAATGCGACCCGCATCGCGTGATCGTGATCGGCCCGACGCAACTGCGGGCGCAAAAGCTCAGCAGCCCGGATATTCGCGCCGGCATTGCGCTGGTCATCGCGGCGCTGGCGGCCAGTGGAACGAGCACGATCGACAACGTCGAACTGATCGACCGCGGGTATGAAGATCTCGTCCTGCGTTTGAAAAAGTTGGGAGCGGAGATCGCGCGGGAGCCCTGAGGAAAATCTGCTTGCGCGTGATGTCAGAAACGCCTAAATTGTCTTATGATTCTCGGTAAATTTTAAGATTATTTAAGGAGACGTCCCGTGCCCTCGCCTTTTCCCGGAATGGATCCTTACCTCGAGGCCCCGCATATTTGGGAGGATTTTCACGCCAACTTGGCAACGGAAATCCAGCGGCAACTGGCGCCCGGCCTCCGGCCTCGTTATATTGCCGCTTTGATTCCGACGGTGACCTATGATGAAGTTATCGTCGAAAAAACTCACCGGGAGAAGCCCGATGTAAGTGTTTGGCAAGTGGACGAGCAACCATGGGGCGGCGAAGCGGTCGCCATCGCGCCGGCTCCGCTCGTCGGCCATGTCGTGCTCGAAGAGCCGATCAAAATGTACAGCGTTGAAATTCGCGAGGCCGCCACCGGCCTGTTGGTGACGGCGATCGAAATTCTATCGCCGGTTAACAAGCGACCAAACCACGAGGCGTTCGAGGATTATCGCCGCAAGCGCCGCGACCTGTTGCGCAGCTCGGTACATCTGATGGAGATCGATCTCTTGCGCGCCGGTCAGCGCCCTCCGCTGGTCACGCCTTTGCCTGAAGCGCCATATTTTGTTTTTCTGCATCGCGGCGACAACCGCCCTAAAGTCGAAATCTGGCCGCTGCGAATTCAAGAGGCCATTCCCGTGCTGCCGGTTCCATTGCTCTACCCCGACCCGGACGTGCCACTCGATCTTGGCCACGCCATTCAAACGATCTATGAGGTCGCGGTTTATCGCCTTCGCCTCAACTATAGCCAGCCGCCGCCCAAACCTGATCTTGCGCCGGAGGACGCGGCGTGGATCGAGGCGCGTTTGCAATCCATCAAAAGTTAAAAACAAGTTTCAGTCAACCCCATCTTGAGCCAGCGATGACGCCAACCAAACACGCCCCCGGCCAAATCGTCACGGCCAAAGTCACTCGTATCCTGCCTTATTTCGGCCTGCTCGTTCGTTTGGAAGATGGCAGCCGGGGATTCATCCGCCGCCGCGAATTGTCCTGGTCCGAGAAAGAGCCGCATCCGGGGAAAATTGCGCACGTCGGAGATGAAATCGAAGCCGCAGCGCATCGCCAGGCTTCTGCGGCCGGTGATGCGGAAAGTTCACGACATCGAAGAATACCTGCACCGGATTGAAAAGTTGTTGAAGCTGATTCGCGAGATTCCGATCAATGCGCCGCTCTCCGCGGAAGAAGGCGTCGAATCGTTGGAAGTCAACGCCCTGTTGCAGGAACGTGTCTTCCGTCTGTTGGAAGCGCGCGAAAAGGCTGAGTTTCATCTCGAGTGGAGTTTGGAATTGCCAGACACGGCGAGAGTGCGGGTCAGTCGCGAATGGCTGCGCCGCGCCATCGATCTGTTGGTGCAGAATGCCTTTGATGCCATGGAAGAAATTTCGCCAAAGACGCTGACCGTCCGAACTTTCCATGCCGGCCAACGGGCGGAAATCCGGCTCAAGGACAGCGGCAACGGCATTCCGCCCGAGATTGTCAACAAGCTCCTACGTGAGCCCATCCCCAAAAAAAAGGGAGAGCGCGGTTCCGGAATGGGGTTGTTGTTGGCCCAGCTTATCGTGCAGACTTACAAAGGCGACATTCGCATGATTTCCACCGGCCCGCAAGGCACGGAAATGGCTCTCTCCCTCCCATTAGAAGGCGACTAAACATGTCATCTAACCTGGAAGGGAAATTTTATGTGGCAACGTATGAAATCGCAGCTTTTCGGGCGCCGCACGAAAGTGAGGCGGCAGGGCGGTTGGGATTTTTTCAAAAAACTTTTTTCTCCTCAAACGAATAAAAGCAGACGGGCGTGCAGCATGAATGAAAATTCGGCGTCAATGCAAATTCTTTTTATGGGGAAGGATGCCTTGTGGTACAAAGTCTTGCAGCAGGCTTTGGCCTCACAGGGCGAAGTTTATCAAACCACCTTTAACGAGCTGAACGGCGCAACGGCGCGGCGGCGATACGATCTCATCGTGGTGGATACCATGGATCTGTCGAAAGACAAAATTCGCCCGACCATCGATCGCCTGAAGAAACAGCAGAGCGAGTCGCGTGTCGTTCTCGCTTCAGCCTCTCCAACGTGGGAGCCGGTTCGCGAAGCGCTGAAAGCCGGCGCCGCCGATTATATCACCAAATCCTATGATCCGGACGGCGTGGCGAAAGATTTGTCGCCATATCTGCCAAGGGCAAAAAGGAGACTTGAAAGCAATGAAAAAACATAAACTCCTTCTTGCAGATAATGACGCCGAATTTTTGCACACGCGCAAAGAAATTTTGGAAGCCGAAAGTTATGACGTCGTTTCCGCCTCCAGTCCGGAAGAGGCGAAAGCTTTGTTGCAGGATCAGACCGTGGATTTGGCTATCGTTGATTTGCGGCTGCGCGATGACAAAGACGAGGCTGATATCAGCGGGCTGGCCTTGATCAAAAGCGCGGCGCCGCACGTGCCAAAAATTTTAATGACGGCCTATCCCACCGTCGAGATGGCTCGGCGGGCGCTCAAGCGCGACGTCGATGACATTCCAGCGGCGGTGGACTTGGTTGCCAAACAAGAAGGCGTCGAAGTGCTGCTGCGCGCGGTGTCTCAAGCCATGAAGAATCGCGATACGAAAGGAAAGCCGCAGCCGAGACGACTGCGGCTCGTCGCCGGAGGTGTCGTCGCCATCGGCATGATGGTTCTGCTATGGGAAGATGGCGTCAAAGGTGTTTTGGTCGCCGTGTTCGCCGGCGTTGCCATTGAACTCATCTCGGCCCTGTTTACGAAGTTGACGGGCTTGAAATAGATGCATAAACAAACTGAGGAAAAGAAAATGGCCAAAATTCTTCTTGCCGATAACGACGCGAAATTTTTAAAAAGCCGGACGGAAATCCTCGAAAAGTCTGGATATCCGGTCGTGGCTGTAAACAGCTTGGATGAGGCGCGGAAAAAATTGAGGGACAATCATTGTGATTTGGCTGTCATTGATGTGCGCCTCTTGGATGACAATGACCCCAATGATTTCAGCGGGCTTACTTTAGTGCGAGAGTTAAACCCTGATGTTTCAGTTATACTTTACTCAGGATACATCCGCGATGAAGATATCAAGGACTTCAGCGCTGAGGGCCGTATTGTCGATTTTTTATTTTCCAAAGATCATGAGCCGATGCTGCAGGCGATTCAGCATGCTTTTGAACGCAAACGCCGGCAGGCTTCGGCAATCAAAGCTCAACCGGTTCCGAGCCCTTCGCCGGTTCGGAGCTCTCAGATTTTGCTCTTTCGTGTTTTGGGATTTATTTCTCTACTCACCGGCGGGATCATCGGAGTTATCGGAACGATTTCCGGCAATCTCGGGCTTCTCATTCTTCTGACTCCCCTGTTAATCGTCATTGGCGGCATTTTAATCATTGCCGATTTGATGCAGCGCGACACGTTGGCATCGGAATCCTAACCCAAAAAAGCAACAACGACTTCTTATTATCGGAGCGTTAATCTTGCTGCTGGTTTTGATTTTGCTATTTTTTATGTTTGCTTATTGGGCTTTGTCGCGTGACTACGAACAGTTTTCTCTCAGCAAAGCTCCCTCAAGCGATTCCCTGAGAACAGTGAAAATGAAAGTCAGGCCTTTTTTCAGCTCTTCATTAAGAAATGTTTGGGGAGGAAGTTCAACGGACGCGGTGAAATTGGTGTTGAAGGCAAGCCTCGCTGGACAAACCGCAACGAATATCGGAAATCCGATTGTCATCAGCTTGTTCCCTTTTCCCAAAATCCGCTGGGTAAAAAATCTTTTGGGTTCTCTTGCTTTTTCACTTCTACTCTGGCTGCTTAAAAATTATTGGGATGCAACATTCAAAAAAGAATAATTTATTGAAAACCTTTTCATCTTTTTGCGTTTCTATGATCAAACTTGTCCGCCGTTTCTTGCCCCTTGCAATTTGCCTCTTGTTTTTCCTCTCCGCGTGCGCAACTTCAAATCAACTCAAAGCTTCGCAATCCATCGGCGCGCGATCTCTCGCCGAGCTGCGCCAGCGCCTCGAAAACATTTTAAATGCTCCGGCACTCGCGCACGCCCTGGCCGGAATCAAAATCGTTTCACTGCGAACCGGAGAAGTTTTTTACGAGCGCCACGCGGAAATTTTGGCGCATCCCGCCTCCAATCAAAAGCTGCTCACCTCGGCCGCGGCGCTGGCGCTGCTCGGCCCGGCGTATGTTTTCCGCACCATGGTGGCTTGCGATTCGACGCTGCAAACCGGCAGCGTTTTGGCGGGTGATTTGTACTTGATCGGCCGTGGCAACCCGGATTTGCGCCGTGAAGATTTGTACGGCTTGGCGCAAAATCTGGCGCAAACCGGCCTCAAAGAAATTCGCGGCAATCTCGTTTGTGATGATTTTTATTTTGACGACTTGCGCTGGGGCAACGGCTGGATGTGGGATGATGATCCGGCCCATTATGCGCCACGCCTTTCAGCGTTGTCGGTGAATAAAAATACGGTCATCGTGCGCGCCGCGCCGGCTGATAGCCTCGGCCAACCGGCGCGTGTGAAAATCGATCCGCCAACCGATCACGTCATGTTGGTGAATAAAAGTGTAACAGTAAAAAGCAAAACGCTGATTGATTCGCTGAAATTGCCGCCGCTGCTCATCACGCGCAAGTGGCAGCAAAACGAAAACACCATTTTAATCGAGGGGGCGATCGCCCAAGACGAATGGCCGCAAGAAGAAACAGTGAATGTTTTAGAACCGGAAATTTATTGCGGGCGGCTCTTTCGTGATGAATTGCAGCGGGCCGGAATCACGCTCAGCGGCATCGTACAGCGCGGCATGTCTCCGCCCAAAATAAAAATTCTCGCCGAACATCGCAGCCCGATCATGCCGGCGTTGATCAATCTGAATAAAATTTCGGATAACTTGAGCGCCGAGCTTCTCTTGAAGACCATCGGGGCGGAGAAATTCGGCGTGCCCGGCACCGCGACAAAAGGCATTCGCGCCATGCGCCAGTTTTTCGCCGGTGTCGGCATAGACACCAACGCCGTTCACAGCGCCGACGGCTCGGGCATGTCGCATTATAACTTGATCACGCCAGCCAGCATCGTTCAGTTGCTGGCGGCGATGTGGAAAAATTTTTCGATTCGAAATGAGTTTATCGCGACGTTGCCGATTGCCGGCGTCGATGGCAGTTTGAGCGGCCGGATGAAAGGCACCGCCGCTGCCGGCGTGTTGCATGCCAAAACCGGAACGATCAGCGCCGTGAGCACGCTGTCCGGCTACACCACCACCGCCGACGGCGAAGAGCTGGCGTTTTCATTTATGATGCAGCATTTTCTCGGCGGCAGCCGGCCGATTCGTTTGCTGCAGGATCGTCTCGGCGCGGAGCTGAGCGCGTTTCGGCGAAGCACCTCGACAGCGGCAACGAGATGAAAATTTTTTTGAATCATCTAGACATGAAACGCCGTCCCTGGGGGCCAGTTACAGATGGATCGCGCAAGCATCTTGCTTGCAGCCAGGATGACTGCGCTACGCTTTTCCACCAAGACGGAGAGGCATTGCACACCGCCCGACTTTCACATTGACAATCAGCATATTTTTGCCTACTTTGTATCATGCGGCGTTTCAAGCATTGGCTCGAGTATCAGGGCGTGCGGTTTTTATCTTTGTTGGCGCGCCGGCTGCCGTATTCGTGGATACTCGTGTGCGGCGCGGCGTTGGGCAAGTTTACGTTTTCGATTTTGCGCATTCGCCGGCGCGTGGCTTTGGAAAATTTGGCGCAGGCGTTTCCGGAAAAATCCGTGGCGGAATTGAAGCGCGTGGCACGGCGGTCGTATGAAAATTTCGGCATGATGATGCTGGAATATTTGCGCCTGCCCAGACTTTCGGAGAGCGAGCTGCGCCAACGCATCAGCTTCTCGATGCCCCAAGAACAAAATCCTTATGAACAGGCACTGGCGCTCGGCAAGGGGGCAATTTGCATGACCGGGCATTTCGGCAATTGGGAATACATGGGCGCGCTCGTCGCGTTGCATTATCCGATGGTTTATCTTTATCAGGAGCAAAACAACCCGTACGTCGATGCGCTGATTCGTGACATTCGCACGCGCATGCGCATGCCGACGATTCCCCGCGGCGCGGCGCTGCGCGGCATTTTGAAGGCGCTGCGCGAGAAAAAATTTGTGGCGATTCTTGCCGATCAAGACGCCGGCAGCAACGGGTTGTTTGTCGATTTTCTTGGCCGGCCGGCCTCAACCGGCCGCGGCCCGGCGGCTTTTGTTTTGAAAACCGCGGCGCCGATTGTGTTTTGTGTCGCCGTCCGCCAGCCTGGCGGCCGCCATCGTGTGGAAGCGGAATTGATAACGTTTGATTTCTCCCCAAACAGCGCCGCTCTAAGCGAGGAGGAAAAACTCAGGTTGATTACGGAGGCGTGGACAAAAGTTTTGGAAAAATACATTCGCCAATATCCCGATCACTGGTTTTGGATGCATCGCCGGTGGAAAAGCAGGCCAGGAATCAGTAACCAGTAATCAGTAATCCGTGACAAGTCGAAAAAAGGTTTTAATTGTGCAGACGGCTTTTCTCGGCGACGTCATTCTTGCCACCCCGCTGGCCGAGGCTGTGCAGCAAGTTTTTCCTGGCAGTCAAATTGATTTCATGACCATTCCGGCGGCGGCCAATCTTTTGGAGAAAAATCAGTTCATCAATCGTGTCGTGATATTTGACAAACGCGGGAAGCAGCGCGGGGTGCTGGCTTTGTGGGCGCTGGCAAAATCGCTCGAGCAAGAACATTACGATTTGGCGCTGGTGCCGCATCGTTCGCTTCGCAGCGCGCTGCTTGTCCGGCTGGCAAAGATTCCGCAACGCCTCGGCTTTGACCGCAGCGCCGGCAAATGGTTTTTTACACAGCGCGTGCCGTATCGCCAAAAGCACGAGGTCGAGCGCAATTTGGATTTGCTGCGCGTTCTTGACAATACTGTTGCAACGCCGTCGCCGAAAATTTTTTGGGACAAAAGCGACGAGCGGCTTGTCGAGCCGTTGTTGTATCACAGCCAGGCGGCAAAATGGCGTTGCGCCCTGGCCCCGGGATCGGTTTGGGCCACCAAACGCTGGCCGGCTGAACGTTTCATCGAGCTGGCTAAAAAATTAATTGCTGAAACCGGTGCATTCGTTTATTTGATCGGCGGCAGCAGCGATCGCGAGCTTTGCGCCGCAATCGCAGAGGAGATCGGCGGCAATTGTCTCGATGCCGCCGGCAGGCTTTCGCTGCGCCAATCTGCGGCTTTGCTCGACCGCTGCCTGATTCTCGTGAGCAACGACAGCGCGCCAGCCCATCTCGGCGTTGCAACGGGCTGCAAGGTGATCACGATT
Protein-coding regions in this window:
- a CDS encoding efflux RND transporter permease subunit — translated: MKLTEVSIKRPAFITMVFTALAALGLFAYSQMGVDLLPKMDWPMVSVVTIYPGAGPKEVEATVSKPIEEALSSLNGLKHLRSFSNENVSVILAEFSFTTDVESATNEVQRKVDGVRADLPREIYTPTVAKSDINDFPIVRIAMSGKNADPRALYQFADEHVSQRLEQIPGVSSVEIVGGQKREIRIEVDNDRLRAYNLSVLQVSQALQRENLDFPTGKINSPTNQYIVRVTGKFSTPAAMNNIVLAARGDSKIYLRDVARVLDTYNEDVTYTRLNGEPAVGLFLQRQSGANSVQVAQSVRQELEKIEQEQGGRIHFEIAQDITQFTLHSVNEVKRDLGLAVLMVAIVLFVFLHSFRNSLIVLLSIPTSLITTFIMMQAFGFTINLVSLMALALVIGILVDDSIVVLENIHRHLERGEEQKTAALKGRAEIGFAAIAITLVDVVVFLPIALIGGIVGKIFKEFGLTIVVSTLLSLFVSFTLTPMLASKWSRAGSTTLRWRWLHALIEKFEIFQENLNERYRRWLAWGLDHRKTVVLVSFGLLILSFALVPLGLIGTEFMTEADRGEFAVNLEMPIGTALDITDGATQRVENILAGMPEVTRYLTTVGKSQSEWSSAKRPNVAQISVTLQNKRERKRSTAEVMNDISRQAAAIPGLTVRMSPISMFGAAQEAPLQIEVKGPDLETLAAIAEKVTAITAQVPGTRDVKSSWEEGQPEIQISVDRDRAAPFGLTLGEIGVALRSALEGDIATKFKDGNTEYDTRVVLAKANRSNPADVEKVTLVNYRGERIFLGQVADIYYGKGPTMIGRKDRERLITVSSNLNGTVPLGQISAAIQQQAAALDLPPGVTIAYAGDVQNMQDMFRDMMIAISFAILFVYMIMVALFESYAHPFTIMFSIPVALVGGLGALALTGQTLNMFSMIGILLALGLVTKNAILLVDRANEQRAKGLSAREALLEAGPTRLRPILMTTLTMVLGMMPLALALGAGAEVRQSMAIVVIGALLSSTVLTLVLVPVVYSYMEGLRARLSHKKVDATNGRYEKIPELTGEAVA
- a CDS encoding FAD-binding protein translates to MLNLSPDFDAALEKIFASVKIDEPLSLHTTLGVGGPAARLATATNVEQIQNGLRLARQFNVPVFILGWGSNLIVSDRGFAGLVIKNRAQNRQILGAPVKLEKTPPKTLARLQPQGEGYYQIDDLMYSEEDSPPVIVQVESGAKIDTLMKALFKQGITGLQWFAGIPATVGGAIYMNMHGGYHFFGDFVHRALLFDAKSCQAKEVDQAYFKFDYDDSILHKTREAVLWAQLRLFRGNVGRAQATAREWARRKALQPQRSAGCVFRNLSAEEQKRLNLPTPSIGYLVEHVLKLKGLRRGDAIVSPRHAAFIENLGQARAQDVKALIDLVAEKARTELGLELHEEVEYLGKF
- the murA gene encoding UDP-N-acetylglucosamine 1-carboxyvinyltransferase, producing the protein MSKFIITGGNTLQGEYFISGNKNAALPILAATVLTDEECLIKNVPQITDVATMLALLADLGKSIVRAADGSVRITGAVAKSDLENELVQKLRASILFLGPLLARTGKATLAPPGGCVIGRRAVGTHFDALAALGANIIGAEENYDATLSQPRAGRIFLDEVSVTATENVMMCAAAIDGETVIENAACEPHVADLALALKKMGAMISGEETNRLVIRGRKKLDGFEHTVAPDHIEAGTMIIASACTQGRMIIHDARRSHLRPMLIYLERLGVRVKFLDDKTLEVFPSELKAPSVKIQTRPWPGFPTDLMSPLIVLATQASGMTLCHDWMYESRMFFVDKLIAMGANITQCDPHRVIVIGPTQLRAQKLSSPDIRAGIALVIAALAASGTSTIDNVELIDRGYEDLVLRLKKLGAEIAREP
- a CDS encoding DUF4058 family protein, which produces MPSPFPGMDPYLEAPHIWEDFHANLATEIQRQLAPGLRPRYIAALIPTVTYDEVIVEKTHREKPDVSVWQVDEQPWGGEAVAIAPAPLVGHVVLEEPIKMYSVEIREAATGLLVTAIEILSPVNKRPNHEAFEDYRRKRRDLLRSSVHLMEIDLLRAGQRPPLVTPLPEAPYFVFLHRGDNRPKVEIWPLRIQEAIPVLPVPLLYPDPDVPLDLGHAIQTIYEVAVYRLRLNYSQPPPKPDLAPEDAAWIEARLQSIKS